The Magnetospirillum sp. WYHS-4 nucleotide sequence TGGTCGTGGAACCGACGCGCACCCGGGCCATGCTGGCCGGCAACAATTCGGATCAGGCAAACCTGCTTTACCTGCCGCCCGGCGCCGAGGTTTCGCCCGGTGATCGCGTGGTGACTTCGGGACATGCCGGCGTGTTTCCGCCCGGCCTTCCCGTCGGCGTCGTTTCCGCGGTAAGCGAGGCGGGAATTTCGGTTCGCCCCCTGGTCGATCGTGACCGCCTGGAATACCTGAGGATCGTGGATTATGGCTTGAAGGGCATCCTGACATCGCCAGCCGATGTCGGCGACGAGGACGACGATCCGGACGACGCCCCAGCCGATGCGGGCCCGCCGAAATGAAGCGGTCCTTGTGGCATCGGCTGGATGCGCTGGCCCGCCATCTGACTCCCTTCGCCCTCACCCTCTTCCTGCTGGTGGTCGAACTGGCCCCCCTGCACGTCCCCGGCTTGGCCGAGATGGCCCCCCTGCTGCCCGTGGCCGCCATATACCACTGGACCATCTATCGTCCGGACCTCATGCCGGCGGCCGCCGTCTTTCTTCTTGGACTGCTGCACGATGCCTTGACCGGCCTGCCGTTCGGCTCCAGCACCTTGGTCTTCCTAATGGTCTACGGGGCGGTTCTGTCGCAGCGCCGGTTCTTCATTGGAAAGTCGTTCGTCATCCATTGGCTTGGTTTCGCGATGGTGGGCGCGGGCGCCGTGTTCTTTCTCTGGCTGACGGTTTCGGCGCTGAACGGCGGCTTCGTCCAGGGCAGGGCCGGTCTCTTCCAGTATCTGGCGACCCTTGGTGCCTTCCCGCTGCTCTCCTGGCTCTTCCTGGGTTGGCAGCAGGCCGTTCTGAGGAACGATTGATGCAGCGCGATACCGATCGCCAAAAGATTTTCACTCGCCGGGCCCTGATGCTGGGCGGATTTCAGGCTGCCCTGCTTTCCACCTTGATCGGCCGTATGTACTACCTGCAAGTCGTGGAATCGGCGCGCTATCGCACGCTAGCCGACGAAAACCGCATCAATCTGCGTCTGCTGCCGCCGCCACGCGGGCGCATCGTCGACCGCTTCGGCCGCCATGTCGCGGTGAATCAGCAGAACTACCGTGTCCTTCTTGTCCCGGAGGACGTGTCCAAGAAGGACCAGGACATCGGCGACATCCTGGACGCCCTGTCCCAGATCGTCCCCATTACCGACAATGATCGGCGGCGCGTGTTCCGCGAGATCCGCCGCAAGCGCAAGTTCGTACCCGTAACGGTGCGGGAAAACCTGACCTGGGAGGAAGTGGCCCGGGTCGAAGTCAACACTCCCGACCTTCCGGGCGTTTTCATCGACGTGGGCGAGACCCGATTCTATCCCCACGGCGCCGACACGGCTCACGTCCTCGGCTACGTATCTTCTGTATCCGAAGACGAGATGACCGGCGACCCGCTACTGGAACTGCCAGGCTTCCGCATCGGCAAGGCTGGTATCGAACGCATTCACGACCTGGCCCTGCGCGGCAAGGGCGGCAGCCTGGAGGTCGAGGTCAACGCAGTCGGCCGGGTGATCCGGGAACTGAGCCGCCATGAAGGCCAGCCCGGCGCCGAGGTCGTGCTCACCATCGATCTGGAACTGCAGAAGATGGTCAGCCGCCGACTGGAAGGCGAAAGTGCTTCGGCTGTAATCGTCGACGTGGTGACCGGCGATGTGCTGGCCATGGCTTCCACCCCCAGCTACGAGCCCAACGCCTTCAACAAGGGCCTGACCGGGGAGGAATGGAAGGCCTTGACCAAGAATCCCCATACGCCCCTGATCAACAAGTCCATCGCCGGCCAATACGCCCCCGGCTCGACCTTCAAGATGATCGTGGCGCTGGCAGCCTTGGAAAAGGGCATCATCAACCCGAAATCCGTGTTCTACTGCAACGGCTCGACCCAGTTGGGCGATGCCGAATTCCACTGCTGGAAGAAGCATGGCCACGGTGCCCTGGACCTGCACGGCGCCATCACCCATTCCTGCGACGTTTATTTCTACGAAACGGCCAAGCGCACCGGCATGGAACGCATTTCCGCCATGGCGCGCAAGCTGGGCCTGGGCCAGCCCTTGGGCATCGACCTGCCCGGCGAAGGCAACGGCCTGGTGCCTAGCCGCGAATGGAAGCAGGCCGCCATGAAGCAGGCCTGGACCCAGGGCGAGACCCTGATCCTCGGCATCGGCCAGGGCTACATCCTTGCCACGCCCCTGCAACTCGCGGTGATGGCGGCCCGCTTGGCGAGTAATGGCCAGGCCGTGACCCCGCACTTGACCCGCCGCGTCACTTCGGGGGATTTCGCCCAGGACGAGGCCGTTCCCCAATTCGACTCCCTGGGCATCTCGCCCGCCCACCTGAAAGTGGTACGCGACGCCATGACGTCGGTGGTCAACGAACCGGGGGGCACGGCCTACGGATCGCGCATCGCCCGCGAGGGGTTCGAGATGGGGGGGAAAACCGGCACCGTCCAGGTCCGCCGCATCTCCAAGGCCGAACGCGACCAGGGCGTGAAGAAGAACAAGGATTTGCCTTGGGAGGAACGGGACCACGCCCTGTTCGTCGCCTTCGCACCGGCCGACAATCCCCGCTATGCCGCGGCCGTCGTTGTCGAACACGGCGGCAGCGGCTCTCAAACGGCGGCTCCCATCGTTCGGGACATCCTGCTGGAGGCGCAAACCCGCGGCTCGGCCGGCCCCGGCATCGCCGGACGGATCGCCGAGGATGACGGAAAGCCCGCGGGAGCCCGGGGATGAGAATAGTGGGACTCGGCAACCGACGAGGGGAAATGTCGATCGGGCAGCGCCTCCTGCAGGTCCAGTGGCTTCTGGTCCTGCTGCTCTGCTTGGTGGCGACGGCCGGTTTCGTGATGCTGTTCTCGGCCGCCAGCGGCAAGATGGACCCCTGGTCCTCGCGCCAGATCATGCGCTTCGGAGCCAGCCTCCTTATCATGCTCGTGGTGGCGCTGACCGACGTACGCCTATGGATGAAATATGCCTATCCCTTCTATCTGTTCAGCCTCGTTCTGTTGGTGGCGGTGGAACTGGTCGGCGTGGTGGGAATGGGCGCCCAACGCTGGATCGACCTGGGGATCATCTCCCTACAGCCTTCCGAACTGATGAAGATCGCCCTGGTGCTGGCGCTGGCGCGCTATTTCCACGGATGCAGCGTCGAGGATGTCGGACGGATCGCCTTCCTGGTACCCCCGCTCCTCATGGTGGTCATTCCTTCGGCCCTGGTTCTGCGCCAACCGGACCTTGGAACAGCCCTGATGCTGGTCTTCGTCAGCTTGGCCATATTCTTCCTGGCCGGGGTGCGCATGTGGAAGTTCTGGTTGATGGGGATCGGTGGACTGTCCGCCGCGCCGGTGGCCTGGAATTTTCTGCGCGACTACCAGAAGCAACGCATACTCACCTTCCTTGATCCCGAACGCGATCCGCTAGGCGCCGGCTACCACATCATCCAGTCGAAGATCGCCCTGGGCTCGGGCGGCGTGTTCGGCAAGGGGTTTCTACAGGGCAGCCAAGCCCATTTGAACTTCCTGCCCGAGAAGCAGACCGATTTCATCTTCACCATGCTGGCCGAGGAGTTCGGCATGGCGGGCGGAGTGGCCCTGGTCGGTCTCTACAGCCTGATCGTCGCCTACGGCTTCGCCATCGCCATCCGATGCCGCAGCCAGTTCACCCGGTTGGTGACGTTGGGCGTGACCACGACCTTCTTTCTCTACGTCTTCATCAACATCGCCATGGTGATGGGCCTGATTCCGGTGGTGGGCGTGCCCTTGCC carries:
- the mreD gene encoding rod shape-determining protein MreD, which codes for MKRSLWHRLDALARHLTPFALTLFLLVVELAPLHVPGLAEMAPLLPVAAIYHWTIYRPDLMPAAAVFLLGLLHDALTGLPFGSSTLVFLMVYGAVLSQRRFFIGKSFVIHWLGFAMVGAGAVFFLWLTVSALNGGFVQGRAGLFQYLATLGAFPLLSWLFLGWQQAVLRND
- the mrdA gene encoding penicillin-binding protein 2; translated protein: MQRDTDRQKIFTRRALMLGGFQAALLSTLIGRMYYLQVVESARYRTLADENRINLRLLPPPRGRIVDRFGRHVAVNQQNYRVLLVPEDVSKKDQDIGDILDALSQIVPITDNDRRRVFREIRRKRKFVPVTVRENLTWEEVARVEVNTPDLPGVFIDVGETRFYPHGADTAHVLGYVSSVSEDEMTGDPLLELPGFRIGKAGIERIHDLALRGKGGSLEVEVNAVGRVIRELSRHEGQPGAEVVLTIDLELQKMVSRRLEGESASAVIVDVVTGDVLAMASTPSYEPNAFNKGLTGEEWKALTKNPHTPLINKSIAGQYAPGSTFKMIVALAALEKGIINPKSVFYCNGSTQLGDAEFHCWKKHGHGALDLHGAITHSCDVYFYETAKRTGMERISAMARKLGLGQPLGIDLPGEGNGLVPSREWKQAAMKQAWTQGETLILGIGQGYILATPLQLAVMAARLASNGQAVTPHLTRRVTSGDFAQDEAVPQFDSLGISPAHLKVVRDAMTSVVNEPGGTAYGSRIAREGFEMGGKTGTVQVRRISKAERDQGVKKNKDLPWEERDHALFVAFAPADNPRYAAAVVVEHGGSGSQTAAPIVRDILLEAQTRGSAGPGIAGRIAEDDGKPAGARG
- the rodA gene encoding rod shape-determining protein RodA, with protein sequence MSIGQRLLQVQWLLVLLLCLVATAGFVMLFSAASGKMDPWSSRQIMRFGASLLIMLVVALTDVRLWMKYAYPFYLFSLVLLVAVELVGVVGMGAQRWIDLGIISLQPSELMKIALVLALARYFHGCSVEDVGRIAFLVPPLLMVVIPSALVLRQPDLGTALMLVFVSLAIFFLAGVRMWKFWLMGIGGLSAAPVAWNFLRDYQKQRILTFLDPERDPLGAGYHIIQSKIALGSGGVFGKGFLQGSQAHLNFLPEKQTDFIFTMLAEEFGMAGGVALVGLYSLIVAYGFAIAIRCRSQFTRLVTLGVTTTFFLYVFINIAMVMGLIPVVGVPLPLISYGGTAMMTLMLGFGFVLGAYVNRDVTISRRGGLDG